A stretch of the Channa argus isolate prfri chromosome 9, Channa argus male v1.0, whole genome shotgun sequence genome encodes the following:
- the LOC137132877 gene encoding olfactory receptor 4N2-like encodes MEEEVNVTYLIFGGHVELNKYRYLYFMIVFILYLLIICSNCTIVYLIWKHQNLHEPMYIFIAALLLNSVLFSTNIYPKLLIDFLSEKQIISYQACIVQYFMFYTLGCSEFLLLAAMSYDRYVSICKPLQYPTIMRKRTISIFLVLSWLFPFCHFLAFATMCANQKLCSFTLKVIFCNNTFFKLFCVTPKAITIFGVITLLNNVGFPVFFIIYTYTRILKICYRSSGDVRKKAAQTCLPHLLLLMNHFILITYDVIVVRLEYDFPKTARLIMTLPVVVYNPLFNPIVYGLKIREIFKHLKGLFCRQKMN; translated from the coding sequence ATGGAGGAAGAAGtaaatgtaacatatttaatttttggtGGGCATGTGGAACTTAACAAATACAGATACCTTTATTTTATGATAGTTTTTATACTTTATCTTCTCATAATCTGCAGTAATTGTACTATTGTGTACTTGATCTGGAAACaccaaaacctccatgagcctatgtacattttcattgctgctttgttacTGAACTCTGTTCTGTTCAGCACTAACATCTACCCAAAGCTTTTGATCGACTTCCtgtctgaaaaacagatcatatctTATCAGGCCTGTATTGTtcaatatttcatgttttatactTTAGGCTGTTCAGAGTTCTTACTGTTGGCAGCTatgtcctatgacagatatgtgtctatatgtaaacctctgcaatatccaactATCATGAGGAAAAGAACCATTAGTATATTTCTGGTTTTATCttggctttttcctttttgtcactttttggcATTTGCAACAATGTGTGCTAATCAAAAACTCTGTAGCTTCACTCTGAAAgtcattttttgtaataacacatttttcaaacttttctgtgtgactCCAAAAGCAATAACTATTTTTGGTGTGATCACATTGTTAAATAATGTGGGTTTTCCCGTGTTCTTCATCATTTATACTTACACCAGAATACTCAAGATCTGTTATCGCAGCAGCGGAGACGTCcgaaaaaaagctgcacagacctgtttacctcaTCTGCTGCTTTTAATGAATCATTTTATATTGATAACATATGATGTTATTGTAGTTCGACTGGAATATGATTTCCCAAAAACTGCACGTTTAATAATGACTTTACCAGTTGTTGTTTACAATCCCCTCTTCAATCCTATTGTATATGGACTGAAAATTAGAGAAATTTTCAAACATCTTAAAGGGTTGTTCTGTCGACAGAAAATGAACTAA
- the LOC137132879 gene encoding olfactory receptor 5AC2-like — MEKELNVTYLNFDGHVEVHKYRYLYFIIVFIIYFLIICSNCTIVYLIWKHQNLHEPMYIFIAALLLNSVLFSTNIYPKLLIDFLSEKQIISHQACILQFFMFYVLGDTEFFLLAAMAYDRYVSICKPLQYPTIMRKRTISILLALAWLVPACQFVALATMCANQKLCSFTLKVIFCNNTIYKLFCVASKVISVFGVFILLNDVGFPVIFIIFTYTKILMICYQSSGEVRKKAAQTCLPHLLVLINSFFLITYDLIIVRLESDFPKIVHLIMTLQLVLYNPLFNPIIYGLKMKDIFRHLKRLFCKNRII; from the coding sequence ATGGAGAAAGAATTGAATGTAACATATTTGAATTTCGATGGACACGTGGAGGTTCACAAATACAGatacctttattttattatagtttttattatatattttctaataatttgcAGTAATTGTACTATTGTGTACTTGATCTGGAAACaccaaaacctccatgagcctatgtacattttcattgctgctttgttactgaactctgttcttttcagcacCAACATCTACCCAAAGCTTTTGATTGACTTCTTATcagaaaaacagatcatatctCATCAGGCCTGCATTCttcagtttttcatgttttatgttttaggtGATACAGAGTTCTTTCTGTTGGCAGCCAtggcctatgacagatatgtgtctatatgtaaacctctgcaatatccaactATCATGAGGAAAAGAACCATCAGTATTTTACTGGCTTTAGCCTGGCTTGTGCCTGCTTGCCAGTTTGTGGCATTGGCAACAATGTGTGCTAATCAAAAACTCTGTAGCTTCACTCTGAAAgtcattttttgtaataacacAATTTACAAACTCTTTTGTGTGGCTTCCAAAGTAATATCTGTTTTTGGTGTGTTCATTTTGCTAAATGATGTTGGTTTTCCTGTGATCTTCATCATTTTTACATACACCAAAATACTTATGATATGTTATCAGAGCAGTGGAGAAGTcaggaaaaaagctgcacagacctgtttacctcacctgctggttttaatcaattcttttttcttaataacGTATGATCTTATAATTGTTCGACTGGAATCTGATTTTCCAAAAATTGTACATTTAATAATGACATTACAGTTAGTTTTGTATAATCCTTTATTTAATCCAATCATATATGGActtaaaatgaaagacatttttaggCACCTGAAGAGATTGTTCTGTAAAAATAGAATTATCTAA
- the LOC137133219 gene encoding olfactory receptor 6N2-like — protein MEEEMNVTYLILDGHVELNKYRYFYFTIVFIVYILIICSNCTIVYLIWKHQNLHEPMYIFIAALLLNSVLLSTIIYPKLLIDFLSEKQIISHQACIIQYFMFYTLGCSEFLLLAAMAYDRYASICKPLQYPTIMRKKTIIIILALAWLLPACHLVGFAVISANQKLCSFTLKVIFCNNTIYKLFCVVSRAISIFGAFILLNVVFIPVFFVIFTYIRILIICYRSSGEVRKKAAQTCLPHLFVLVNYFCLITYDVITVRLESDFPKTARLIMTLQLVLYNPLFNPLIYGLKMKEISKHLKRLF, from the coding sequence ATGGAGGAAGAAATGaatgtaacatatttaattcTCGATGGACATGTAGAACTTAATAAATACAGATACTTTTATTTCACGATTGTTTTTATAGTTTACATTCTCATAATCTGCAGTAATTGTACTATTGTGTACTTGATCTGGAAACaccaaaacctccatgagcctatgtacattttcattgctgctttgttacTGAACTCTGTTCTTCTCAGCACTATCATCTACCCAAAGCTTTTGATCGACTtcttatctgaaaaacagatcatatctCATCAGGCTTGCATTATtcaatatttcatgttttatactTTAGGCtgttcagagtttttactgTTGGCAGCTAtggcctatgacagatatgcatctatatgtaaacctctgcaatatccaactatcatgaggaaaaaaaccatcatcatcattctgGCTTTAGCTTGGCTCTTGCCTGCTTGTCATCTTGTGGGATTTGCCGTAATTAGTGCTAATCAGAAACTCTGTAGCTTCACTCTGAAAgtcattttttgtaataacacaatttacaaacttttctgtgtggTTTCACGAGCGATATCTATTTTTGGTGCATTTATTTTGcttaatgttgtgtttattcctgtgttctttgtcatttttacatataTCAGGATACTTATAATATGTTATCGGAGTAGTGGAGAAGTCAGGAAAAAGgctgcacagacctgtttacctcatctgtttgttttagtCAACTATTTTTGTTTGATAACATATGATGTTATTACAGTTCGACTTGAATCTGATTTTCCAAAAACTGCACGTTTAATCATGACTCTACAGCTAGTTTTGTATAACCCTCTTTTTAATCCCCTCATATATGGACTGAAGATGAAGGAAATTTCTAAACATCTCAAGAGGTTGTTCTGA